The Ruminococcus bovis genome includes a region encoding these proteins:
- a CDS encoding FtsX-like permease family protein gives MKNPLYKRVPRELKSDFGKYIALFLFLCLTITLVSGFLVADGSTLAAYNESFSKYNIEDGHFTLAQKADNKWLSDLEDKEDIKVYPMTYKDKTINKKHTIRIYKNRKDINKVDVMSGKLPKEDNEIAIDRLYAENNNLEIGDNLKIQNKNYKIVGLVALSDYTALFKNNTDMMLDANKFTVSVVTDKGFNRLNDNGVKYCYSWDYNDKHMSEDEINDKADDIQDEVAKTGMVTDFVKEADNTAIHFAGDDMGGDRVMFIWLLYIIMIVLAFVFAVTTRNTIEKESSVIGTLRASGYSKGELLRHYIVLPVVVTILSAIVGNICGYTFMKGYMAGMYYHSYSLPTYVTRWNGYAFVITTIVPALIILVVNVIVLAYTLSLSPLKFLRHDLKRKKKKKAVKLPNWKFITRFRVRIILQNRSAYIMMFIGIILANVLLVFGLMMAPLLTHFKSEVMDSKIANYQYILKAPVETDTKNAEKYCVRTLENDKGEEITVYGIEENSKYLKDKDLPTGDGEVLMASSVIEKYSLDTDTDYTLTDKYTHDKYKFKIKDSYKYPATMAVFMTRSEFNKVFDKDKDYYTGYFSNTKIKDIDESYIASTITEQDLTVMADQLDDSMGQMFIIIGGFSIMLFILVIYLLAKIVVEKNAKSISMVKILGYNDHEASKLYNTSTAIVVAISLLLSMPICNYIIKGLYFAMMQDFNGWLTYYIAPYVLPLTVVIGGLSYIVVHFIQSKKIKKIPMSQALKDME, from the coding sequence ATGAAAAACCCTTTGTATAAACGAGTTCCCAGAGAGTTGAAAAGTGATTTTGGTAAGTACATTGCATTGTTCCTATTCTTGTGCTTAACTATCACTTTAGTTTCAGGCTTCTTAGTTGCCGACGGTAGTACACTTGCTGCTTATAATGAAAGTTTCAGTAAGTACAATATTGAGGACGGTCACTTTACTTTAGCACAAAAAGCAGACAATAAATGGCTTAGTGACCTTGAGGATAAGGAAGATATTAAGGTTTATCCTATGACTTATAAGGATAAAACCATCAACAAAAAACATACAATTAGAATTTACAAAAACAGAAAAGATATTAACAAAGTTGATGTAATGAGTGGAAAACTTCCTAAGGAAGATAACGAAATTGCTATTGATAGATTGTATGCAGAAAATAATAACCTTGAAATTGGTGACAACCTAAAGATACAAAACAAAAATTACAAAATAGTAGGTTTAGTTGCACTTTCCGATTATACTGCATTGTTTAAGAATAATACGGATATGATGTTAGATGCAAATAAATTTACAGTATCTGTTGTTACCGATAAAGGCTTTAACAGACTAAATGACAACGGCGTTAAGTATTGCTACTCTTGGGACTACAACGATAAGCATATGTCTGAGGATGAAATCAATGACAAGGCTGATGATATACAAGATGAAGTAGCTAAAACCGGTATGGTAACTGACTTTGTAAAAGAAGCCGACAACACTGCAATTCACTTTGCAGGTGATGATATGGGTGGTGACAGAGTTATGTTTATCTGGTTACTGTATATCATTATGATTGTACTTGCATTTGTATTTGCAGTAACTACCCGTAATACTATTGAGAAAGAAAGTTCTGTTATCGGTACACTTAGAGCCTCAGGTTACTCAAAAGGTGAATTGCTAAGGCACTATATTGTACTTCCTGTTGTGGTAACAATTCTATCTGCTATTGTAGGTAATATTTGTGGTTATACATTTATGAAAGGCTATATGGCCGGTATGTACTACCACAGTTATTCACTTCCAACATATGTTACAAGGTGGAATGGTTATGCCTTTGTAATTACAACTATTGTACCGGCATTAATTATTCTTGTGGTAAATGTTATTGTACTTGCCTATACACTTTCACTTTCACCACTTAAATTCTTAAGACATGACTTAAAGAGAAAGAAAAAGAAAAAGGCAGTTAAACTTCCTAACTGGAAGTTCATTACAAGATTTAGAGTGAGAATAATTTTACAAAACCGTTCAGCATATATTATGATGTTTATTGGTATTATTCTTGCCAATGTGCTACTTGTATTTGGCCTGATGATGGCACCACTGTTAACTCATTTTAAGTCAGAAGTTATGGACTCTAAGATTGCAAACTATCAGTATATTCTAAAAGCACCTGTTGAAACTGACACAAAAAATGCAGAGAAATATTGTGTTAGAACACTAGAAAATGATAAGGGTGAAGAAATTACCGTTTATGGTATTGAAGAAAATTCAAAGTACCTAAAGGATAAGGACTTGCCAACAGGTGATGGGGAAGTTCTAATGGCTAGTAGTGTTATTGAAAAGTACAGTCTAGATACTGACACTGACTACACTTTAACAGATAAATATACTCACGATAAATACAAGTTCAAAATAAAGGACAGTTATAAATACCCTGCAACAATGGCAGTATTTATGACTAGAAGTGAGTTTAATAAAGTATTTGATAAGGACAAGGACTACTACACAGGTTACTTCTCAAATACAAAGATTAAAGATATTGACGAAAGCTATATAGCATCAACTATAACCGAACAGGACTTAACAGTTATGGCTGATCAGCTTGATGACTCAATGGGTCAGATGTTTATTATAATCGGTGGTTTCTCTATAATGCTATTTATCTTGGTAATTTATCTACTTGCAAAGATAGTGGTAGAGAAAAATGCAAAGTCAATTTCTATGGTAAAAATTCTTGGATATAATGACCATGAAGCAAGTAAATTGTACAACACCTCAACTGCAATTGTAGTTGCAATATCATTACTGTTAAGTATGCCAATATGTAATTATATTATTAAGGGTTTGTACTTTGCTATGATGCAAGACTTTAACGGTTGGTTAACTTATTATATTGCACCGTATGTACTGCCTTTAACCGTGGTTATCGGTGGATTAAGTTACATTGTGGTTCACTTTATCCAAAGTAAAAAGATTAAGAAAATCCCTATGTCACAAGCACTTAAGGATATGGAATAA